From the Corynebacterium sp. P3-F1 genome, the window AGGAGAATCGCGGCGAGGTTGGGGCCTTCTTCGCCCAGGGCGTCGCGGTATTGGTTGATAATCGCCACTTCCCGGTTGTGCACCAAACGGGTGCCGCCTGACCCCATGCGGGTCTTGCCGATGGCTGCGGAAATTTCGGATCGCCGGGTCACCGCGTCGAGGATCACACGGTCGAGACGGTCGATTTCTTGGCGATAGGCCTGGATCTCCTCATCCGACAACGGGTCGTCTGTCCCAGAGGGGTGCCTGATATCGCTGTTATCCACGCTCATAAACCCTGATTCTGCCACGGATTCAACCGCGTATTCGAGCGGACGCTGAAGTATGGTTCACCCCGCCAAGTACGGTAGTAGCCATCATGGGAACAGATTTGATTTTGGGGTTGAATCCGCAGCAGCAGGCGGCCGTCGAGCACACTGGTAGCCCGTTGCTCATTGTCGCTGGCGCGGGGTCCGGTAAGACCGCTGTGCTCACCCGGCGCATCGCGTACCTGTTGCAGGAGCGGGGAGTGGCGCCGTGGGAGATTCTGGCGATCACATTCACAAACAAGGCTGCGGCGGAGATGAAGGAGCGTGTGAGCCAGCTCATCGGTCCGCAA encodes:
- a CDS encoding chorismate mutase — translated: MSVDNSDIRHPSGTDDPLSDEEIQAYRQEIDRLDRVILDAVTRRSEISAAIGKTRMGSGGTRLVHNREVAIINQYRDALGEEGPNLAAILLRLGRGKLG